TTCTCAGCTAGCAAAGATTTATAAGTCTAAAATTGTTTGTCTACATGGAGTTCCAAGGAAGGTAGTGTCTTATAGAGGTACTCAGTTCTCATCCAAATTTTGGCGTCAGTTGCATGAATCCTTGGGCaccaggctggagttcagtacaactttCCATCCATAGACAGATGGGCAGACAGAGAGGGTAGAACAGATtttggaggatatgttgagagcttgtgctttggactatgggtccagttgggatgacaatttaccttatgcagagttctcatataataacagttatcaggctagtctgaagatggcaccatttgaggtattgtatggcagaaagtgcaggacaccgttgatgtgggatgaggtTGCAGAGTGTCAGTtctttggaccagacttgatcagAGATGCTGAGGAAAAGGTCAAGTTGATTCGTGACAAGCTGAAGATAGcacagtccagacagaagagttatgcagatgcAAAACGTAAGGAGGTGACATATGAGGTAGGAGACCGTGCATATATTAGAATTTCACCACTTTGTGGAATTAAGAGGTTTGGAATTAAGGgtaagttagcaccacgttttgtggggcCTTACAAGATCTTGGAGCATAGAGGAGAGGTAGCTTATCAGCTGGAGTTGCCAGAATctttgtcaggagttcatgatgtgtttcatgtatctcagttgaagaagtgccacgcggagATGATGGATGTTCCATTGAGAGACACAGTGCCACTTGAGGCAATTCAGTTGGagagtgatttgacatatgagaaGACACCTATTAAGATTCTGGAGACAGCTGAGAGAGTTACTCGCACCAAGACAATTAAGTTATGCAAGGTTCAGTGGGATCATCATACAGAGGAGGAAGCTACCTGGGAATGAGAGGAAGATCTCAGGCAGGATCACCaacacctatttgctagccagctcgaatctcgagggcgagattcatcttaaggggggtaggtttgtaacatcccaatttccTAATTAGGATGTTAATAggtcattgctatgcatctcatATTTTTATTTGCATTATTTGCTTTTTCGGAATTATTCTTTTCATTATGTAACTAAAGGCAATTTATTGGAGTGGAGATAGCATGACTTCTCCcctattttaaaaaatgttcataatgtccAGAATATTATTTCCAGTTCATCTGATATGTTCTGGTATTTTTCAGAATCTCCAAAATATTTTATTTGACTGTTTTATTGTTGTTTTGTGTGGCCTATTGCATAAAAATGAATTTCCAAAAATTGCATTAGAGTAGGAACTAGTGTTCCTGTAGTTTATACTAGTAGTACTATCTTAATGTGTGTTTATATATATTTTTCCTTTCACATCTTATTCTGGtgtttttattttagttttgttctgtagtttttgttttaaaaaaaggAAAGCCGGCCAGCCAGCCCGCAGCCGCGGCCCAGCAGCTCCCTTCGCCCAGCCCACCTTACCACCCGAAGCGGTACGCCGCCAGGGAGTCGCTCCCCTCGCTCGCAGCCGCTGACCAGCAGGCCCCACGCCGTTTTCGTCCACCTCCTACTCGAGCCGGACACACGCACAGCCGCCCGCGCAACCGAGGCCGATCCCGGATCGATCTCGCACTCCGGTCGATCTCGTGTCCTCTAGGGACACCGCACGCGAGGAAAACTCCTCGAGGAACCCTGCGGCATCCCTTTCCCCGTCTCTTGTTACCGCACGTGTTGGTTAGTGCGAAACCGATCTCGCCGGAGGAGCTCGAGCCGCCGCCGTTTCACCGGTCGTTTTCGTCGCTGTAAGATCACCCCGGCTGCGTAGACTGCCCCACTCGAACCCCCTCTCTTTTGCGCACCTGCCTGACGCCCTGGCTCTTCCCAAATCGCAGCCGAGCGAGGGAAACAAGCCCAACTGCCGCCGACGGAGCACGCCGAAATTCTCGAGCTCGCCACCGCCGCTCGAGGGAGCCCCGTCGCCGTTCAACCTCACCACCACCTCTGCCACTCGTCACCGCACTCGCCCGTCACTCACCTTCGCCGGGGAGCCACCGGAGAGACGCTGCCGTCCACGCCCgaaccgccgccgccgttccctgTCTTCGGTAAGCATGCGCGCACACAGCACCACCTGAGCCAATCGCGTGGTGACACATGGCAACCCGCTACAGTACCGCACAGTAGACAGCCAGGAGTTTTCTGTTGGTTTTGTTTTTATTTCAGATTTTCACCTAATTTTCATGTGGCTATAATTTCTTTTCTATATATCCAAATtaggtgattctttttcctatgcACTTTATCACAGAGCCAAACTTTCACATGTTTGcacttttcaaatttgaattcattcGAATTTGAATCAAACCTTCTGGAGGCCGTAACTTTGAAACCGTTTGTCAGAATCGAGCAGTTCTTTTTGCTTTGTGATCGTAGGGAAATTTAGGTGTTTTGTACATGTTGTTATGCTGCTGTTGTTGGATTTTAAAAAATAGTTTTCTTGCTATTGGTTTCATTTTGGTTTTATTTGAGTTTGGTGATTGATTTGTTGATTGTCTGAAACGTGTAGATTGTCCGGAGTGCGACGCGAGCTATTGTCAGGAGTGTGACTTTTTGAACCAGGACCAAGGCAAGTTACATGTTGATCATCTTTGTGACGCCCGGaaaattaagctacagtgatcccccgctaatgatgccatgtcaccgcggttactgttgataaactctcgatagttcagaactgaaacaaattcaaaatttaaataaaaacaaacaataaaagttttcaaatatgaaaactaaaatgttcagagtgaaccaaatattccataactaattatggaggtgaaccaacatttttataAAGTGGTTTAATGCCCTTGAATAATTAAAACAGTAGCTAAGacattaattaaatgccttttataaaTATTAAATTGTTAAACTATTTTATCTTGGACCTAAGATAATTGTGGCAGTGGCATAATTGCTAATGCTAATTTAGGGGCTAATTAactattttataaaactaaaatataAAATGAAACTGATATAAAACAGAAAGGTTTTTAAAAGTAAGACAAAACAAATGGAGTTAAGTAAAAAAACAGAAACCCCCACTGCCCACCCGGGCTTTGGCCAACCGGCCCAACCCGgctggccggcccagccgcctCCCTTATCCCCCACCACCCGCAAACCCTAACCGATCCACCCCCACTCCCACTCCCGCACGATCCCCTCGATCCCCCTCGCTCCTCTCTTCCCCCCCCGATCTGTTCTGGATCGAGCGAACCGCCCTGACCCCTTCGCCCCACCGTTGTGCCCCGTCGCCGTCGCTGCCTCACCTCGCCCCGACGACGCCACCGCCCgacgtcgtcgtcgtcgcctcaCCGCCTCGGCCACGCCTCCTCGCCGGACCGCCACACCGTCGTCCTTCCCTGCGTCGCGCCGTCCTCGTCCCCCTCCTCGACACCCGCTGCCGTTGCCCTACGAACCGCCGTGAGCCCCGGCctccgcctctcctcttcccccACTTGCTCCAAGGCGACCCGCCATCACCACCGCGCCACTGGCCCGCTCCGGCACGCCCCGATGCGTGCACACCGCGCCCAAGCCGTGCCCCACACCGCGCCACCTGCACGCGCCCAAGGATGCCTAGCCCCTGGCCTCCCCTGCCTCTCGCTCCCGCTGCCGCACGCCGCGCTCCGCCCCTCCGCCGCGGCCACGGCCAGCACCGCCCTGCTCCCCTCGCCGCCCGCAACCGCGCAGGCCTCGACGTGCCACCGCTGCCCGTTCCCTGCATCCGGTCCAAGCCCATGGCCTCGCCCCGCTGCTCCTTCGCCGCCCGGCGCCCGCTGCCGACGCTCGCTCCCGCATCGGCGCCCGTTCGGGCTGGGCGACAGCGCCCCTGCGCCCGCACGCCCGTAACCGCTAAGGCCCCTAGGGCCAATGACAGTGGAGCCCGCCCACAAAACGTTTTGAAAAAAaagataataataataaaaataataaattaattaataaacattaataaatatataaataaataagaataaataataaaaataaataaataattaattaattaattaagataattaattaacttatttaatcatgttaatattaattaattaaagttaattaatcctaatgaattaatctaattaacctgttagtttaattaaacagaattagtttaattaaaccctaattaacctaacagagtatgacacgtgggtcccactggacccacacgatagtttgacccagtcaacccctgttgactgctgatgtcagcatgacatcatgctgatgacataaatccattttcgaattaatttaaataattagttaaattccagaaattaataaaatctttagaaaatcatatcttttaatccgtaactcggattaaaatattttcaacatgaaagttgctcagaacgacgagacgaatccggatacgcagtccgttcgtccaccacacctccctaacctatcgaactcgcaactttccccctccggtccgtctgtccgaaaacgcgaaacatcgggaatacttcccggatgttcccccccttcgccggtaccacctactgtcgcgttaggacacacctagcaccgctcattgtcatgtcacgcatcgtcatgcttatgtttgcattgtatttactgtttcttccccctcttctctccggtagactacgagaccgacactgctgctgcccagttcgactacggagtcgacgacccctcctacttgccagagcaaccaggcaagcccccccttgatcaccagatatcgcctattcttctctatactgcttgcattagagtagtgtagcatgttactgctttccgatatcctatcctgatgcatagcctatccttgctactactgttgttacctttacctgcaatcctacatgcttagtataggatgctagttttccatcagtggccctacattcttgtccgtctgctgtgctatactaccgggccgtgatcacctgggcggtgatcacgggtatatacttatatactatatacatgacacatgtgatgactaaagtcgggtcggctcgtaggagtacccgcaagtggatctttgtggcggagcgacagggaaggttgagaccgcctaggtgagaggtgggcctggccctggtcggcgttcgcggatacttaacacgcttaacgagatcttggtatttgatctgagtctggccatttggtctatacgcactagccatctacgcgggagtagttatgggtatcccggcgtcgtggtatcagccgaagccttcttgacgtcagcgactgagtggcgcgcgccggattggactggaacgccactaggctaggtctgcttccggccgcgtacgcaacgtgcaggtgtgcatagggcgatgggcccagacccctgcgcgcatagggttagaccggcgtgctgacctctctgttgtgcttaggtggggctgcgacgtgttgatcttacgaggccgggcatgacccagaaaagtgtgtccggccaaatgggatcgagcgtgttgggttatgtggtgcacccctgcagggaagtttatctattcgaatagccgtgtccctcggtaaaaggacgacccggagttgtaccttgaccttatgacaactagaactggatactgaataaaatacacccttccaagtgccagatacaacccggtgatcgctctctaacagggcgacgaggaggggatcgccgggtaggattatgctatgcgatgctacttggaggacttcaatctactctcttctacatgctgcaagatggagatggccagaagcgtagtcttcgacaggactagctatcccccttttattctggcattctgcagttcagtccactgatatgccccgttacacatatacccatgcatatgtagtatagctccttgcttgcgagtactttggatgagtactcacggttgcttctctccctcttttccccctttcctttctatctggttgtcgcaaccagatactggagcccaggagccagacgccaccgtcgacgacgacacctacgacactggaggtgcctactactacgtgcaggccgctgacgacgaccaggagtagttaggaggatcccaggcaggaggcctgcgcctcgttcgatctgtatcccagtttgtgctagccttcttaaggcaaacttgtttaacttatgtctgtagtcagatattgttgcttccgctgactcgtctgtgatcgagcacttgtattcgagccctcgaggcccctggcttgtattatgatgcttgtatgatttaattatgttttagagttgtgttgtgatatcttcccgtgagtccctgatcttgatcgtacacatttgcgtgcatgattagtgtacggtcaaatcgggggcgtcacaagttggtatcagagccgactgcctgtaggaatccccctttccaactccttggccgaagtcgagtctagtcattgaaaaacttttactaacatggttgtgtggcttacgggcccacgtcgccattgggtggtattaggatcttttattcctcgtctatactctgggactctgatctctcttctattcgggttaagtgagttttgctaaatctaacattaggatctcgttatcgcTTTCACCcagagagccccttattactgatgatcgtctgctgcacgtgaagaccctgaagatactctccgctgataacccgagaacttgtgttcatcacTTTTACAATTACCTTTCATCGAtgaactcctatggataaccacgtatactcgcaattcatacaatgtttcccagttgatcttgttactaCAAGATACCCCGTAATGCTCTCTgttgttccaagaatcctttgagcttactgctatGCTGTTCTTTgacacctgaatacccctacggataattctcgcacttaccgagtatccgctcatccccagttgaattcaagtatatcacaaaagtgttcagaataccattcgatcttccgaaaattctcaggagcctattgctcttgaaattcttgcttactagcattatgattaatcccataagtctcgaaatcttattggcaccctttgtcattacctttttgagtccattgattcaatatgttgcgaatgctcgcaatcctcaatcagatcctagaattcattcttccggctcagacatctttaacatgagctggatctcgaccaatcaaatcgtcatcgattgtacccctaaggctattcaacttatccatccctaatcagagcattgcttctaatcccttgtcttggaattcataattcctttgcatttgagcttttgagttagtcagttgtttctataatcagatctccttgcattcttcttcctctggttgagtaccgatgctcacatcagatcccttgtggaccatcggttcctttgttggattttatccgacagtgtcctccatattcaaataaccttgtgagcctttccacggatatataaagcctttggtaaattgtatcctctgctttctcaaccatgctctatttttgagctggtgatatttactattgaagcttgtggtatatgttttcacgataccccgatgggttgaacatatgccttccttaatatgtgtgaactcgaaagttttcacgagtcatactcttctggtattttgccagataaaatttcaacactacaacttctttgaaagtgagaagtgaatgaaaggttatgcattggagaagtgggagtcgaccttgaactttgtgttcatgcccatggacacgatgtagatcttatcattaaagcttctcttaaattaattattcctttggtataagttcattttatatctgggatctggctttttgcaatcgtggttccgaccatgctctcctttaaataccatttcctgtgcaagtttaagcacttgtcttctacaGAGCAATACcacagtccaacctctactttgatctgtcgtcgagtattaccccctggtatctcgagatcaTCACGAAAcaacataacttcttatgagttcttcatcaagtactacattctcaccgATTCCAATCCCCCTCGGGTTCTGAGTTATTAAACAGTCAAAGACActgataactgaaccgagtccgcactacggttcaataactctaagtaatcttcgttgcttatgagtttattaatccttcaagtcattcctagcctgatcggctatatcattatcgtattaaattttaactgtgccacctggtccttaaccccggagcacaactttcgatgatgagctaagcttacgccaatcttcctctcataccatttcacctggaacaacaagcttgatttcaagcgtgtgtcctacccatggttccaataaccgtctgcttcatcattcctttgacttgatgtcgtcgctgattgattacatcttcatgaaatctctcgacaaatgtgtcgtgatcatcatcaaccttatgcgctcttccaggatatcgattgagttcatgatgagaaataccatccttgccctcgatcatctgtgttatcatcgaccactttattgccttcccaccaacacaagcttgttcgtgtttggtgttataccttgagttccttgctatccagcaattgttcttctttaccttggagtattaccatcttttatgtcaagtatgtcgtaagaatttcaccacctcgcatgacatcttggtatagtgatacttctccccatcaccattcttcttggtccccgtgttgtttctaaaaggaataccaacaaatggtctgtgatgtgtaaattctaaacttctagcaaccctattgctttgaagttattggtctatagtttcattctacgtctatggcttaatgaatcatcattcgaacattgctcgtgctacctagcccatatttcgggtgcacatttcaaccaatgtttaactgtgtatgttttcctcgagcatacatcattaagtcattcgatctagctaatgttatctccttgttcacatagtggtggaaatccatcttttggaaatctcaatggattgtcgccgagtcaagcagtcacctcctcacctctccttgatttaattatgaacccttgttcggaactcgcttccatagatcatctcccgagaatcttcgatgtcgtttcgacaatttgtgttgcaccttttcttctcaggcctcctaagtctgagttatcctgacaccaatcagatctgaatctcggtcagatatgatggttggaacatatttccaagagttataacattggcctatttatgacccggtaaggtgatgatacccagcacacctggcgggaggccctattgttataagttttttttccttttagcaaggttagctgttcttccatgaggaaattgtaagacttattctataagttgttcctgatggatcctttttgtttccaaagtctgatcttcccctgttgaccatgtcaatgctatctcgaagcatgtctatggtactccgattttcaacaggaacattttaagcccaatgctaaatgtttcctgctcaattatccaaacaccgttgtatgggtaatgtcatgaaatttctctcccctacctaaagagttttctacattatatcctgtcatgaatatcatgcttagcttgtccttgggaaggatataaccttgaaatatgtgtttaaacacattttcctttccattcttctgtttaatctgataatcatattttcctttccattgtgtggtttaacctttctggtgaactatatgatctaagcagtaatattctcctgcttatgtaaacacctcggtgtacaactctgtcagtaagaccctgttattattgttggtgacatttcggtaaccaccgatggacgagaactttgcctaatggtccgcctcgtttcaacgagcaggaaaatggttctcttcgtccctcgcccttggtaccgacgatgttgctgacatataactgacaggctaccctctgccatgccttgctatcatgatcgtgcaagatgtcaccgcccttcctacttttaacccacatggtgggcccataacccacagttccacaggatcgaaacctgactcttatgtacaccccctgtttccaaggttgttcctcgcacctggcctcgtatgtaattcacgagccaccttcaggtctgatatcggacacaatacttattcccgttgctttgaccctttcacgccctataacaggcatcgaacgattgcctgcccgcttgaaacttcccaggttacctccttactttgctctcgaaaTTTTCTTAAGTTTTGATTCGAGGGTTACTTTTcgccaccttcctcgatgttGTCGACCCGATAGACGACCCGATAGACAACCTTGTCGAGGCCCGTTCTCCCAGAATGCCCAccccttattctttcgtaagtacgatggagttcctgaagaaaggacgccgacttcatcatgatgaccgaagcagagaaatgaagacatcaatgtattggaccaACCTCTTCTAGaagagcaagccaggatgagaagacccgctagattcgttaccaaaccttccccccttactcccctcttaaatctcgggacgagatttcttgtagtggaggagaattgtgacgcccggataattaagctacagtgatcccccgctaatgatgccatgtcaccgcggttactgttgataaactctcgatagttcagaactgaaacaaattcaaaatttaaataaaagcaaacaataaaagttttcaaatattaaaactaaaatgttcggagtgaaccaaatattccataactaattatggaggtgaaccaacatttttataAAGTGGTTTAATGCCCTTGAATAATTAAAACAGTAGCTAAGacattaattaaatgccttttataaaTATTAAATTGTTAAACTATTTTATCTTGGACCTAAGATAATTGTGGCAGTGGCATAATTGCTAATGCTAATTTAGGGGCTAATTAactattttataaaactaaaatataAAATGAAACTGATATAAAACAGAAAGGTTTTTAAAAGTAAGACAAAACAAATGGAGTTAAGTAAAAAAAACAGAAACCCCCACTGCCCACCCGGGCCTTGGCCAACCGGCCCAACCCAgctggccggcccagccgcctCCCTTATCCCCCACCACCCGCAAACCCTAACCGATCCACCCCCACTCCCACTCCCGCACGATCCCCTCGATCCCCCTCGCTCCTCTCTTCCCCCCCCCCAATCTGTTCTGGATCGGGCGAACCGCCCTGACCCCTTCGCCCCACCGTTGTGCCCCGTCGCCGTCGCTGCCTCACCTCGCCCCGACGACGCCACCGCCCGACGTTGCCTCACCGCCTCGACCACGCCTCCTCGCCGGACCGCCACACCGTCGTCCTTCCCTGCGTCGCGCCGTCCTCGTCCCCCTCCTCGACACCCGCTGCCGTTGCCCTACGAACCGCCGTGAGCCCCGGCctccgcctctcctcttcccccACTTGCTCCAAGGCGACCCGCCATCACCACCGCGCCACTGGCCCGCTCCGGCACGCCCCGATGCGTGCACACCGCGCCCAAGCCGTGCCCCACACCGTGCCACCTGCACGCGCCCAAGGATGCCTAGCCCCTGGCCTCCCCTGCCTCTCGCTCCCGCTGCCGCACGCCGCGCTCCGCCCCTCCGCCGCGGCCACGGCCAGCACCGCCCTGCTCCCCTCGCCGCCCGCAACCGCGCAGGCCTCGCCGTGCCACCGCTACCCGTTCCCTGCATCCGGTCCAAGCCCGTGGCCTCGCCCCGCTGCTCCTTCGCCGCCCGGCGCCCGCTGCCGGCGCTCGCTCCTGCATCGGCGCCCGTTCGGGCTGGGCGACAGCGCCCCTGCGCCCGCACGCCCGTAACCGCTAAGGCCCCTAGGGCCAATGACAGTGGAGCCCGCCCACAAAACGTTTTGAAAAAAaagataataataataaaaataataaattaattaataaacattaataaatatataaataaataagaataaataataaaaataaataaataaataaataattaattaagataattaattaacttatttaatcatgttaatattaattaattaaagttaattaatcctaatgaattaatctaattaacctgttagtttaattaaacagaattagtttaattaaaccctaattaacctaacagagtatgacacgtgggtcccactggacccacacgatagtttgacccagtcaacccctgttgactgctgatgtcagcatgacatcatgctgatgacataaatccattttcgaattaatttaaataattagttaaattccagaaattaataaaatctttagaaaaaatcatatcttttaatccgtaactcggattaaaatattttcaacatgaaagttgctcagaacgacgagacgaatccggatacgcagtccgttcgtccaccacacctccctaacctatcgaactcacaactttccccctccagtccgtctgtctgaaaacgcgaaacatcgggaatacttcccggatgttcccccccttcgccggtaccacctactgtcgcgttaggacacacctagcaccgctcattgtcatgtcacgcatcgtcatgcttatgtttgcattgtatttactgtttcttccccctcttctctccggtagactacgagaccgacactgctgctgcccagttcgactacggagtcgacgacccctcctacttgccagagcaaccaggcaagcccccccttgatcaccagatatcgcctattcttctctatactgcttgcattagagtagtgtagcatgttactgctttccgatatcctatcctgatgcatagcctatccttgctactactgttgttacctttacctgcaatcctacatgcttagtataggatgctagttttccatcagtggccctacattcttgtccgtctgctgtgctatactaccgggccgtgatcacctgggcggtgatcacgggtatatacttatatactatatacatgacacatgtgatgactaaagtcgggtcggctcgtaggagtacccgcaagtggatctttgtggcggagcgacagggcgggttgagaccgcctaggtgagaggtgggcctggccctggtcggcgttcgcggatacttaacacgcttaacgagatcttggtatttgatctgagtctggccatttggtctatacgcactagccatctacgcgggagtagttatgggtatcccggcgtcgtggtatcagccgaagccttcttg
This sequence is a window from Aegilops tauschii subsp. strangulata cultivar AL8/78 chromosome 7, Aet v6.0, whole genome shotgun sequence. Protein-coding genes within it:
- the LOC141027170 gene encoding uncharacterized protein, with translation MWDEVAECQFFGPDLIRDAEEKVKLIRDKLKIAQSRQKSYADAKRKEVTYELKKCHAEMMDVPLRDTVPLEAIQLESDLTYEKTPIKILETAERVTRTKTIKLCKVQWDHHTEEEATWE